The genomic stretch AGAAGTACCGCAAACATTGCAGCAAGAAACTCTTTAAATGAGATGGGATTCTTAGACGTTGAAACACCAATTTTAACAAAATCAACACCAGAAGGTGCAAGAGACTATTTAGTACCTAGTCGTGTTCACCCCGGTGAATTTTATGCATTGCCTCAATCACCACAACTTTTCAAACAACTTTTAATGGTATCTGGATTTGATAAATATTTCCAAATTGCTAAATGTTTCAGAGATGAAGACTTAAGAGCAGACAGACAACCAGAGTTTACACAAATTGACGTTGAGATGAGTTTTTGTGACCAAGAAGATGTGATTAAAGTTGCTGAAAAATTGATTCATGATATTTTTACTGCGTGTGGAAAAGAAGTGCCAGCAACATTCAAAAGAATGACGTACAACGAAGCTATGGAGCTGTATGGTAGTGATAAACCAGATTTACGATTTGGTATGCCAATGGTAGACGTAATCGATATTTTTGGACGAAGCACCAATGAAATTTTTGCAGATATTGCAAAAGATAAAGCACACAACAGAATCAAAGCCATCAAAGTACCAAACGGAGATAACATCTTCTCTAAACGACAAATGAAAGGTTTTGAAGATTACGTTCGAAAATTTGGAGCTAAAGGTTTAGGTTACTTCCAAATGAAAGAGGATGGACTTAAAGGACCATTGACTAAATTCTTCTCTGAAGCAGATTTAGAAGAGATTGTGAAAGTAACTGAACTTCAAGAGGGTGACGTTGTATTCTTTGGTGCAGGTCATAAAAAAGTGGTTTGGGACTACATGGGACGATTCAGATTGTACCTAGCAGAACAAATGGAAATCGTACCTAAAGATGTATACGAATTCTTATGGGTTGTTGACTTTCCAATGTTTGAAGTAGAAGAGGGTAAAATCAAAGCACTTCACCACCCATTTACAATGCCAAAAAACTTAAACAAAGAGAACATTGAAGAGATTGAATCAATCGCTTATGACTTAGTACTCAATGGTACTGAGCTTGGTGGTGGGTCTATCAGAATTCACAAAGAAAACATTCAAAGTGAAGTATTTAGCCTTATGGGTATTAGTGAAGAAGAAGCCAAAGAGAAGTTTGGATTCTTACTGGATGCACTTCAATTTGGTGCGCCTCCACACGGTGGATTTGCAATGGGGTTTGATAGAATGATTATGTTGCTTGCAGGAACAGACTCTATTCGAGACGTGATTGCATTCCCTAAAACACAAAGAGCTCAATGTCTTATGACACAAGCACCGTCTGAAGTAGATGGTGAGCAGTTAAAAGAGCTCAGTTTACGAATTCGAAAAGCAGTAACAGAATAAAAGAGAATTTCTCTTTTGTCTGTTGACTTACTTATATTTACTCACTCTTACAATATCCAATTTAAAAAATCGTTTCTTATCAATTTTTGTCTTTAAATCTTCATAGATATTTTTACAAGCATTACAACTGCAAAATGGCAGTGCCATTAAAAGTTTTTCATTGGCACCAATGGGTTGAATTTGAGTTTTGTGTAACATCTTCTTCTCCTAGAATATACAAAGAAGTTTGACATGTTACTGTTACCAATTGATTACGTTTCATCAAAGACTGCGTACATCAATAAACGCACCACTTTCAAATTTATCACTTTGTTGTGCAACCTTTGCCAAACGTTGGGCTGCTTGTTCAGGTGTTTGTATTTCTCCATTTTTGAGACGTTGTGCAGAAGGGAACTCTTGGTCGTTTATATCAAATCGTATGTAATCTGTCATGGGTGTTTCTACAACACCTGGAGCCACTGCTAGCAAAACAGAGTTGGGCATCTCTTTGGAGTAGAGATTTAAAAGCATGTTTAACCCCGCTTTTGATAAAGAGTAACTTGCCCAACCTTTAGAACCATTGACTGATGCACCTGAAGAGAGCCCAATGATGGTTTTGACTTCAATGGTAGCCAATATATCCAGCAACTCTTTATTGGCATAGACATTGAGGTTATACACCTCTTGTAGCTCTTCAATAGTGAGTTCAAATGATGATTTGATTTCACCCAACATGCCTGCATTTAAATAGACCAAATCAAGTGCTTGAATGTTTTGTATAAACTCTTTGAGATTGTTTTTTATAAGTTGTGTTTGGATTAGGTCACACGCTTTGAAAGTAAAGTTTTCATGTGTGATACTGGGTTGTGTTCGACTGATACCAAAAACATGGTAACCTGCTTCTAAATAGTAGTGTGTTAAAGCCAACCCCAATCCTGAACTGCACCCTGTGATTAATACGTTTTTTGACATTGACTTTCCCTATACTTAAAGTTTTTGTTCAATATTTTAGTATAAATCACTTTTATATACTCTTTTGGTTATAATTGCCAAAAAATAAAAAGAATAGAATGTTTTTACCCACAACCAAAGAAGAACTTAAAAAATTAAATATAGACCAACTTGATATTATTTTAGTCAGTGCTGATGCATATATTGACTCACCTTTTATTGGCGTGGCCGTAGTAGGGCGTATGCTTGAAGCACAAGGGTATAAAGTAGGAATCATTGGACAACCTGATATTGAGAGTGATGACATCATGCGTTTGGGTGAACCAAAACTCTATTGGGGGGTCAGTGGTGGAAGCATTGACTCGATGGTTTCAAACTATACTGCTACTAAAAAATTTAGAAACTCAGATGACTATACTCCCGGTGGGAAAAACAACAAACGACCTGACAGAGCAACGTTAGTATACACCAATTTAATCCGACGACATTTTAAAAACACCGTACCCATTGTCTTAGGTGGGATTGAAGCGAGTTTAAGACGTGTAAGCCACTATGATTATTGGACCAATAAACTGAGAAAACCGGTACTCTTTGATGCCAAAGCTGATTATTTGATTTATGGTATGGGTGAAATGGCGATTAAAGAGTTCAGTGCGGCACTTCGCGATGGGCAAAATCCTCAAGATGTACGAGGAGTGTGTTATATATCTAAAGAGCCAAAGAGTGACTACCTTCAACTGCCGTCACATCAAGAGTGTGTGGATAACAAAGAGAAGTATATTGACCTTTTTGATGCTTTTTATGATAACAATGATCCCATCTCTGCAAAAGGCTTATGCCAACCAGTAGACACACGGTTTTTAATTCAAAATCCACCGTGTGATTACTTAGATGAACAAGAGATGGATAACGTGGCATCTTTACCTTATGAAAGAGAGTTGCACCCGTATCATCGATCTGAAGGGAAAGTGAAATGTTTAGAGACGATTAAGTTCTCTATTCAGACGCATCATGGATGTTGGGGTGAGTGTAACTTCTGTGCCATTGGTGTACATCAAGGACGAACCATACGAACACGAAGTGAAGACTCTATTTTAAAAGAGGCCAAAGAGTTTACACAATACAAAGATTTTAAAGGCATCATCTCAGATGTAGGTGGACCAACAGCGAACATGTATGGCTATGAGTGTACAAAAAAACTTAAAAAGGGTACTTGTGATGAGATACGATGTGTGGATTACGAAGGGTTATGCAAAGCGATGAAAGTGGATCACTCTCGACATCTGAATCTTCTTAAAAATATTAGACAAGTTCCTGGAGTTAAAAAAGCGTTTGTGGCTTCAGGGATCAGATACGATGTTATCACTGAAGATAAAAAACATGGCTATGAGTACTTAAAAGAGTTGGTTAATCACCACATCTCTGGTCAGATGAAAGTGGCACCTGAACACACCTCTGATAGGGTTTTAAAACTCATGGGAAAACCAGGAAAGCAATCATTGATTGATTTTAAGCGATTGTATGACCGTTTAAATAAAGAGGCGGGAAAGAATCAATACTTAACGTATTATTTAATTGCAGCGCACCCAGGATGTGAAGAGAAAGACATGCATGAACTTAAGAACTTCACACGCAATGAGTTAAAGATGAACCCCGAACAAGCACAAGTCTTTACTCCCACTCCTTCAACGTATTCAAGTGTGATGTACTATACGGAACTTGACCCCGTAACGCGTAAGAAAATCTACGTGGAAAAAGATATTAAACGCAAAGAGAAACAAAAAGACATTGTCATTGATAAGCAGTTTATTCAACGAAACAAACGACCTTCTGGTGGCAGTGGAATGCAAGGATAAAAGCATAAAAAAAGGGGCAACTGCAAAACAGTCGCCCCCTTTTTTATTTGTGAGTTAAAAGATTATGCTAAAGCCGCAATCATATCTTTTGTAACATCTGAAACATCTTTTGTTCCATCAAGTTCAGTGAATACACCCATGTTTGTATAAAAGTCAATTAAAGGTGCCGTTTGTGCATGGTATGCTTCAAGTCTGCTTTTTACAGTCTGGGCATTATCATCTTTTCGAATAATGAGTTCACTTCCACAGTAATCACATACGTTCTCTTCTTTTGAAGGGTTAAACTCTACATGGAAAGAGGCACCACATTTTGAACATACTCTTCTTCCAGTGATTCTTCCTACGATTAATTCATCTGGAACATTTAAAGAGATTACTCTGTCAAGTGAGATTTGCATGGTTGCCATAAGCTCTTTAAGTGCTTGGGCTTGTGCTAATGTTCTTGGGAAACCATCAAGGATGAAGCCCTCTTTACAGTCAGACTCAGCCAATCTGTCTTTAATGATACCAATAATAGTTGAATCTGGAACCAATTTACCTTCATCCATAAATTTCTTTGCTTCTAATCCCATCTCAGTGTTGTTAGCAATCGCTTCTCTTAAAATATCACCTGTTGAAATTTGTGGAATGTTGTATTTCTCAATTAAAAATTTTGCTTGAGTTCCTTTACCCGCTCCTGGTGCACCAAATAGCATTAAGTTCATAGTCATTTTCCTTTTAAATGGTTCCCTTATAAGGCAGTCAAAAATCATTTTTAAAGACCTTTAAGAGAACAGTGAATTGTGTTTGATTTTTTGTATTGTAGTTAAAAAGCATTTAACATCACATAAAGAATTTAATCGATTTTTGCTACAATAACAACTTTAAAAGGGTATACATGAAAAAACTATTTTTAATTATTGGCGCACCAGGAAGCGGGAAAACAACCGATGCAGAGCTTATTGCAGCACAACATGAAGACATCACTCACTACTCTACAGGGGATATGTTAAGAGCGGAAGTTGCAAGTGGAAGTGAAAGAGGAGAACTCATTGATTCATTTGTCAGCAAAGGAAACCTTGTCCCAATTGAGATTATCATTGAAACCATTGTAATGGCCATTAAAAATGCACCAACGGATGTGGTTGTTATTGATGGTTATCCAAGAAGTGTAGAGCAAATGATGGAGTTAGATCGATACTTGGTTGATGAAGATGAAGTAGAGTTGGTCAATGTTATTGAAGTAGAAGTATCCCAAGAGGTTGCTTGTGAAAGAGTTTTAGGACGAGCAAGAGGAGCTGATGATAATGTGGAAGTGTTTAACAATCGAATGAAAGTCTACACGGAACCCTTAGAAGAGATTCAAATATTCTATAAAGCAAAAGATGTGTTAAAGAAAATCAATGGTGAGCGCACCATTGAAGAGATTGTTGAAGAGATGGATGCCTTTATTCAATCACGAATTTAACTATGAGTTCTTTAACTAATCCCAACTTCTACTCTGTGATTATTGGCACAGAGCTACTTAATGGGCGTCGCAAAGATGCTCATTTTACTTTTTTAAACCAAGAGCTGCTCAAGCGAGGATTTATTCAAAAAGCAAACTTTGTTATTAAAGATGATCCACAATTCATGCTGGACATTTTTAATCTGATACAACAAGATGAAAAGGCAGTGATGTTTTGTTTTGGTGGCATTGGTGCTACGCCAGATGATTATACCAGAGAAGTTGCAGCCAAAGCCTTTACCAATAGTGAGATGTTTTATCATGAAACAGCCAAAGAGCTTATTATTAATCAATTTGGAGATGAAGCGTATCCCTACAGAATTGAGATGTCTCATCTGCCTGTTGGAGCAAAACTTTTAGACAATGTGGTTAACAATGTTCCGGGATTTTATTTAGAAGATCGATTTTTCTTTACACCTGGATTTCCTTCAATGTCACAAGCGATGGTTTTACAAGCATTGGACAGACACTATTTAAAAAATGATACAAAGGTGTTTAGAAAAACATTGACGGCATACACAGGAGAGAATACGCTTATTCCTTTGATGAAAAAAGTACCTTCCAACGTGGAACTTTCATCGCTTCCACGTATTAAAGGTGAAAAAAGGGAAGTGGTGCTTTCCATTGCTGCTTTTGAAGAAAATGTGTGCAGTGAAGTGTTCGATACTTTTGTATTATTTTTAGAGAATGAGAAAATAGAGTATGTCTTAGGAGATGTTTAACTTATGGTTTGACATACGTTGAGCCAAATTTAAACCCTTTATCTTCTGGATAGTTTGGCAAGTTATAATCTCTCCAAACTTTTAAACAAAGTGGGTGCTTACTTTGAACGCCTTCTTTTGCAAATGCATGAGCTCGTCCAAAGTTCACAAACACTCCTTTTCCAGCTGCGTACATATAGGCTAAATTACATTGGGCTGTAATATATCCTTGTTTTGAAGATTTTTCATACCATTTGATGGCTTCTAAATAGTCCTTTTCAACAACGCCCCCCAGTGTGTAGTACATGCCTAAACGATTTTGAGATGCGGCATGTCCTTTTTGCGCTAATTTTTCGAATTGTTCAAAAGCTTTTTGTTGGTTGTACAGATAAAATTTTGGATTGGCGTATAAGACCCCTAGGTTATATTGAGCTTTGTAATTTCCCAGTGCAGCAGATTTCTCAAAGTATTCAAATGCTTTGGTATAGTTTTTTTCTTTGTAGTATTTTTTTCCCTCTTCAAAGAAGACTCCCGTGTCTGCTTGGGCTAAATCATCAATGGTCAGTGGACTGTTTGCCCATGCAATTCCTGCATATAAAAGAAGTCCAAGCATTTTGTTCATGATGTAATCTCCCTTGGTATATCCGGTTTAAGTGAGGTTATGATTTCATAGGTAATCGTATCATGTGCTTTGGCCAATGGCCAAGCATTATTAAAAAGACAGATTTCATCTTTTGTGGTATTTAATGAGAGGTTGTCCATTGAAACACGACCTAACACTTCATAGCCTTCAGGCGTAAAAAATTTTTTACGTTCATTCAGGCGTAAAAATCCATGTCCATACCCAGTATCATAAGTTGATACGTCCATATCCTCTTGTGCAGTATAGGTTCCACCATAACCAATGCATTGATTTTTTAATAACTTTCTTGATGATAATTTATTAACATATAAAGATAAGACTGGTTTAAGTTTTGGAATTCCAAAAATTGGGTTGGTATCAAGATATCCATACAGTGCAATTCCAACACGAACCCAATCATCATCAAAAGAATTATCACGAAATGTCGCTGAAGAATTTGAGCTATGAAAAATAGGAATGGGTAAAAAAAGTTTTTCACATATTTTAATAACTTCTTTTTTTACCTTTTTAAAATTATTTTTTTGCCAAAAGAAAACAGAGCTCAATTCATCGGCACTTTTGTGGTGTGTGAAGACCCCTGATAAAATGAGTCCTTTGTTATAAATCCCTAAAATAGCCTCTTCTAGCTCTTCAATGGCAACTCCATTTCTATGCATTCCTGTATCTACTTTAAGCTGGACTTTAGTATTTTTTTGCATCAACTCAATGTCATTTATACAATTTATGGTCATGTGAAAAGTATGTGAATAACTTGGGGGTTGTTTATCAGCTAAGATTAAGATATTGTCGAATAATGTCACAATCTTCTCTGCTTCTGCAACACTATGTACCACCGCGTTTCGTACCCCATACTCTTTACAAAGGGTACCAATTTCTACAATTCCGTGTCCATATGCGTTGTCTTTTAGTACCACTGCAATCTTGTTTTTGTCTTTGATTTTTGACTCAATGAGTTGAAGATTGTGAAAAAGATGTGATTTATTCAGTAAAATTCGTGCCAAAGCTTAATCCAAATTATTAAAATGTTTATGTATAAGAGTAGCATCTTTTTCGTTTAAAACCTCTTTGAGGTTTTCAAAAGTTGCGTTTTTAATCTCTTTAAAAGTTCCAAAGTATAAAAGCAGTTTTTTAACTTTGGCTTCACCAATACCATGCAGTTGCAACAAGGATATTTGTTTGTCCTCTTTTCGTTTTTGCTTTTTATGAAAGTTAATGACAAAGCGGTGCGCTTCATCTCTTTGACGTTGTACAAATTGAAGTCGTGCGTCACTGGGTTGTAGTTTAAGTTCTTTAAAGATACCGTCTTGTTTATAATGTAAGATGTCTTTTGCTTTTCCTTTAGCTCGGTGCGCCTTTGCATCAACTTTCTCTTTTGCTATGGCAATGATGTCAATGTTTACTCCCACAGACTCTATGATGTCATAGGCCAGTTTAAGCAGAGTTGAACCTCCATCAATAATCCAAAGATCAGGTGCTGGATTTTTTTCAAAACTCTCTACTCGGCGAATGAGCATCTCTCTCATTTGTGCATACTCATCATTGGTTTCTAAGTTGTAGTGTCTGAAATCTACTTTCATGAATTTCTCATGCCAAACGACCATTGCTCCAACGGTTGCTTGACCCATCATGTGTGAGTTATCAAAACTCTCAATACGTTCAGGCACTCTTTGCAAACAGAAGAGCTTTTGCAGTTCTTCATACACCGTGGTATGGTTTTTCGTTGCATCCAATCGAAGCAATTCTTCACAGTTATTCAGTGCTATTTTTATAAGTTCACATTTTTTACCCGCTTTTGGAAAATTCAGAGGAATCTTTTTATTGAATTTTTGTTGTAAGAAACTTTGTAACTCCTCTTGGTTTTCTGTTTCATTCGCAATGAGTACCTCTTTAGGCAGTACTGGAATTTCATGGTTGTAGTAGTTGATGATGGCTCTTTCATACATCTCATCCAAGTCCACTATACTTTGTTCATCGACAAAGTCAAGTTTAATGTAATCATGATTTGAAGATGCCAGTTTCCCATCTCGGATAAACATACGCACAATCACGGCACGTTTAAGCCCTTGTTTAATAGCAAAGACATCAAGGTTTTCATTACTGGCTAAATCCATACCGGTTTTGACTTGAGATTTTTCAATGGTTTTGATACGGTCACGTAATATCATGGCATCTTCAAAACGAAAATCCATGGAATACTCTTCCATACGATCTTTGAGTTTGAAAATGAGTTTACTTTTATTATAGATATACTCTAAAGCTTCATTGACAATACGTTTGTATTCTTGTGAAGATATTTTGCCTTCACACGGTGCATGGCACTTTTTGATTTGGTAAAACAAGCAGGCCTCTTTCCCTTTTATACAGGCCTTTTTTTGGACCAATGGTACAATCTCATAAATGGAGTCCAATATGTCTCGTGCTCCAGTAGAATAAGGACCAAAGTATTTGATACTGCTGCCTTTTAAAACCTTTCGTGTGATTTCCAGTCGTGGGAAATCTTCACTCATATCAATATAGATATAAGGGTAGGTTTTATCATCTCTCAATAAAATATTGTATTTGGGTTTGAGTTGTTTAATCAATGAATTCTCTAAAATCAGTGCATCGTGTTCATTGGGTACCACAATCCAATCCACGTTTTTAACTTCACTGATCATCTTATAAATACGAGGTCCAAGTTTTTCAGCAGGTTGTAAATAAGGGGTGAATTTAAAGTATGATTTTACACGATTTTTAAGCACCTTTGCTTTACCAACATAAAGCAGGTGTCCCTCTTCATCAAAGTATTGATATACACCTGATTGATTGGGAAGTTCTTTGAGTTTTTCTTCTAGATTCATGAAAAGTATTTTATCTAAAACAAGATGAAACTCTGCCCATTTTTGGAAGCTTTTAAAGAGATTGTTTTGTGAAAAAAATTTTAAAATTTCAGCAAGAGTTAATTTAAAAAGATGTTATAATAGGAGTAACCAAACAATAGGAGGTGTGAATGAGAGGAATCAAACATTCTTAATATTGTTACCACAGATAAATCATAAAGAAAAAGTTAACTACACAGTTATAGCATAGATAAAAGTTTATTTATGATTTAAAAAGGGAAGAGCTCATTTGCTTCTTCCCTTTTTTCGTTTAAAATGATGTTTTCCCCAATAAAATGTCGTGTTCATTGACATATTGTTCACACTTAATGCCATTGAGTTGCTTGCAGATTTGTTGCCACTCTTTCCCATGACCTTTCTTTTTATTGGTAAAATTGCCCTTATAAAACATCACTGCATGTGCATATTCATGAGGTATGACATGGTTTATCATATACTCACTGCTCTCTTTAAAACGTTTTTTATTTAAATAAATAACAATACGATGATGTTTGGTATAGGCTGTTGCACCATAAAGATGAGCAGGCATGGCATCACTCACAATCAAAGGCACATTTAAATCAAAACCAAGGTTTTTTTTCATCAGTTGGCGAGTTTGTAATTTTTTATTTTCAATTTTTTGTAAGAGAGTTGTACTTAATGGGTGATTATCAAAGTGATAGTCTTGATACCAGTGATACCCTAGAAGAAGTATCGAAAGTATTACCACAAAGAAAAAAAAGAGATTTAATCTTTGCAGAAACATGAAGGTACCTTTTATTGTGCTACTTGCATCAATACATCTCGATAGTGGTTAAGCTCTTTCATGAGTGTATCATCATGGTTATTGATATCAGGGTGGTATTTACGTGCTAACTCTTTGTACCTTTTTTTCACTTCCTCTTTAGTAGGACTGTGCGTAAAGCCAAAGAACTCTTTTGCTTTTTGAACTTCACCAAATTGTGGTGGGGCTTGGAAGTTGCCTTGCTGGAAGTGTTGAAAATCTTCAAAACGGAAACCTTGTGCGCCTTGTTGAAAGTTTGAACCATCAAAGTGAAAGTGAAAACCGCTTTGCCGTGATTGCTCTTTGAGTTGTTTGATTTTTTTATAGATAAAGAAATATCCTAAAATGATTAAAACAGAAACAATAATTAAAAATGTTCCAAAGTTCGTAAAGATAAGATAGAGAACAAAAAAGAGTAGGCTAAATCGAATGAGTTTGCTAAAAAAGTAATCAATGTTATTCATGTAGTAAAAAATGTCCTTTTAATGTCTGCTTGTATTATAGTATTTTGTTATTATAATAAGGTTAATATTTCATATAGGATTATATCAAGGAAAAGTTAATGATTCATTACAGTGAGCCTCTTTTTAGACCACCTTCAGAAGCAAACAATGTCATAATTCAAATCACACATGGTTGCAGTTACAACGCCTGCAGTTTTTGTTCGATGTATGAAACCAAACAGTATAAACAAAAGAGTCTGGATGAGGTGTTTGAAGATATTGAAACACTAAATAAGTATTACTCACAAGCACACAAGATATTTTTAGCCGATGGAGATGCCTTAGCTGTAGATACTTCTACGCTTTTACAAATACTTAAAAAGCTCTATGCATCTTTTCCCAATTTACGACGCGTCACTTCATATGCTTCTCCTATTAACTTAGAACAAAAATCATTAGAAGAGCTTTCAACATTGTATGAAGCTGGATTAAAACTCATCTATTTTGGAATTGAAACAGGCAGTGATGTCTTGCTTAAAAAGATTCAAAAAGGAACAACTTTTTCAAAGATGAAAGAGGGATTAAACAAAGCAAGTCAAGCAGGTTTTAAAATCTCAGCAACGGTTATTTTGGGTGTGGGTGGAAGGGAGTATTCAAAAGAACACGTGGCACAAACTGCTCGATTGGTCAATGAAACCACATTGAACTATCTCTCAACCTTACAATTGGGATTGCAACAAACTAAAGAGGCACAGTTTTATAAAAAGTTTGAACAAGGGTTTACTTGGTTGGATGACAAAGAGATGCTTGAAGAGCAGTTACACTTTTTAGAAGCCTTACAACCTACAAATAAAATCATTTTTCGTTCAAACCATGCAAGCAATGCTTTTGCACTTGCTGGAACTTTGCCGAAAAATACGAACCGATTGATAGATGAAGTGAAGTATGCCATCAAGGATGAATCACTGCTCACTCCTTCATGGCTTCGAGGGTTTTAAAAGTAGGTGTTTTCACTTAAATTTTGAATTTGAGCGAGCATTTTAGAACTCTCTTTAAAATCGATATTTATAGGATAACACTCTTTTTTATATTGTAAAAGAAGTGTGGGAAATACACGCACATTGAGTTTTCGTCGTAAGTTCAAATCTTCATCTAAAAGGGCTTGTGTTTGTGGAGTGTGAAGCCGTTTTTCAAACACTTTTTTATCCAAGCCAATTTCATCTGCTAATTTGACTAAAACCTCTTTTTGTGAAGGATTGAGTGCTTTTTGATAGTAACCGCGTTGTATGGCTTGAAGCATCTCTTCCTCTTTGCCCATTTCACGTGCAAGAATCAGAGCTTGGCACGCTAAATAGGTGGCTCTTTGGGGTGTGTTTTTACTCCAAAAATCGTAGTTGAATTTTGTGCCTATTTCTTGTTCTATTTGTTGCCAGATGGCTTTGATTTTCTCTTGTTGATCTTTGGGCATCACTTCATCTGTGTGTTGAGCCAATCCGCCACAGACATAAACAATTTGGGTGTTATCTTTTAAGTTTTTTTTGAGCTCTTCAAATACAGGCTTAAAAGCGTAACACCAAGAGCACATTGGATCATGAATATAGTATAGTGTCTTTTGCATGATAAACCTCCTAAGAACTTTTTGTAATTATATCTTTTTTACATCAAAGCAATGTACAAAAAAATCATTAGTTATTCCATTTAACTTGTTTTAGTTTTTATTTAGAGTATAATTCCAAAATGATTTTAGAAATAACACTGGGTATTATTACTTTTTTAACCTCCATTGTTGCGGGAGTTGTCGGTATTGGTGGAGGTATGATGCTTATTGCAATCCTTCCTTCTTTTTTACCTTTGAATGCGTTGATTCCTGTGCATGGTTTGACTCAAATGTCAAGCAACTTTTCACGAGCTGTTTTTGGATATAAGGATGTAGAGTATGAAGTTATCCCTAAGTTTTTAGTGGGGTCACTTTTGGGTATTGCTCTTTTTTCTTCTATTTTGTTTTATATTTCATTGGAGTATGTGCCTCTGTTTATTGGGGTGTATATTTTACTCTCATTGTGGAGTACAAAATTCAATGAAAAAATTAAACGATATGAAAACTATTACATTGCTGGCTTTTTTCAAACAGGTCTTTCTATGGTTGTAGGTGCAACGGGACCTCTGACGATGACACTTTTGCTAAAAGATTATGGGGATAAACATAAAGTCGTGGCAACAGGTGCAGCACTTATGAGTATCACACATATTTTTAAAGTAATTGTGTTTGTCTTTTTTGGTTTTGTTTTTTGGGATTATGTTGGTGTATTATCTTTCATGATCGCAGGTGCCATAGCAGGAAGTTTTGTAGGAACAAAATTGCGAGATAAAATTGATGGTAAAAGGTTTATAATGGTACTTAAAGTGCTTCTTTCTGCATTGGCAATTAAGCTGATGGTTTCTCTGTTTTTATGAGAGATTTTTTTAAATCCAAAGAGGCATTGCTTTATGTGATGTCCATTGCGATGCTGTTCTCTTTTTCAGCATGGATGAGTCTTTTAAATAACTTTGTGGTTGAAGTGGCCTCATTTAATGGTAGTCAAATAGGGATTTTACAAAGTTTGCGTGAAGTTCCTGGCTTTTTAGCCTTTACCGTGGTATTGGTTCTTTATTTGATTGCCCAGCAACGTTTGGCATATCTCTCCATGATTTTATTGGGACTTGGAACGCTTTTAACAGGTTATTTCCCCAATGCTATTGGTTTATATATCACAACAGTCATTATGTCCATAGGTTTTCACTA from Candidatus Marinarcus aquaticus encodes the following:
- a CDS encoding tetratricopeptide repeat protein, producing MNKMLGLLLYAGIAWANSPLTIDDLAQADTGVFFEEGKKYYKEKNYTKAFEYFEKSAALGNYKAQYNLGVLYANPKFYLYNQQKAFEQFEKLAQKGHAASQNRLGMYYTLGGVVEKDYLEAIKWYEKSSKQGYITAQCNLAYMYAAGKGVFVNFGRAHAFAKEGVQSKHPLCLKVWRDYNLPNYPEDKGFKFGSTYVKP
- a CDS encoding alanine racemase — encoded protein: MARILLNKSHLFHNLQLIESKIKDKNKIAVVLKDNAYGHGIVEIGTLCKEYGVRNAVVHSVAEAEKIVTLFDNILILADKQPPSYSHTFHMTINCINDIELMQKNTKVQLKVDTGMHRNGVAIEELEEAILGIYNKGLILSGVFTHHKSADELSSVFFWQKNNFKKVKKEVIKICEKLFLPIPIFHSSNSSATFRDNSFDDDWVRVGIALYGYLDTNPIFGIPKLKPVLSLYVNKLSSRKLLKNQCIGYGGTYTAQEDMDVSTYDTGYGHGFLRLNERKKFFTPEGYEVLGRVSMDNLSLNTTKDEICLFNNAWPLAKAHDTITYEIITSLKPDIPREITS
- the uvrC gene encoding excinuclease ABC subunit UvrC, with the translated sequence MNLEEKLKELPNQSGVYQYFDEEGHLLYVGKAKVLKNRVKSYFKFTPYLQPAEKLGPRIYKMISEVKNVDWIVVPNEHDALILENSLIKQLKPKYNILLRDDKTYPYIYIDMSEDFPRLEITRKVLKGSSIKYFGPYSTGARDILDSIYEIVPLVQKKACIKGKEACLFYQIKKCHAPCEGKISSQEYKRIVNEALEYIYNKSKLIFKLKDRMEEYSMDFRFEDAMILRDRIKTIEKSQVKTGMDLASNENLDVFAIKQGLKRAVIVRMFIRDGKLASSNHDYIKLDFVDEQSIVDLDEMYERAIINYYNHEIPVLPKEVLIANETENQEELQSFLQQKFNKKIPLNFPKAGKKCELIKIALNNCEELLRLDATKNHTTVYEELQKLFCLQRVPERIESFDNSHMMGQATVGAMVVWHEKFMKVDFRHYNLETNDEYAQMREMLIRRVESFEKNPAPDLWIIDGGSTLLKLAYDIIESVGVNIDIIAIAKEKVDAKAHRAKGKAKDILHYKQDGIFKELKLQPSDARLQFVQRQRDEAHRFVINFHKKQKRKEDKQISLLQLHGIGEAKVKKLLLYFGTFKEIKNATFENLKEVLNEKDATLIHKHFNNLD
- a CDS encoding SprT-like domain-containing protein, which encodes MFLQRLNLFFFFVVILSILLLGYHWYQDYHFDNHPLSTTLLQKIENKKLQTRQLMKKNLGFDLNVPLIVSDAMPAHLYGATAYTKHHRIVIYLNKKRFKESSEYMINHVIPHEYAHAVMFYKGNFTNKKKGHGKEWQQICKQLNGIKCEQYVNEHDILLGKTSF
- a CDS encoding J domain-containing protein — translated: MNNIDYFFSKLIRFSLLFFVLYLIFTNFGTFLIIVSVLIILGYFFIYKKIKQLKEQSRQSGFHFHFDGSNFQQGAQGFRFEDFQHFQQGNFQAPPQFGEVQKAKEFFGFTHSPTKEEVKKRYKELARKYHPDINNHDDTLMKELNHYRDVLMQVAQ
- a CDS encoding radical SAM protein; translated protein: MIHYSEPLFRPPSEANNVIIQITHGCSYNACSFCSMYETKQYKQKSLDEVFEDIETLNKYYSQAHKIFLADGDALAVDTSTLLQILKKLYASFPNLRRVTSYASPINLEQKSLEELSTLYEAGLKLIYFGIETGSDVLLKKIQKGTTFSKMKEGLNKASQAGFKISATVILGVGGREYSKEHVAQTARLVNETTLNYLSTLQLGLQQTKEAQFYKKFEQGFTWLDDKEMLEEQLHFLEALQPTNKIIFRSNHASNAFALAGTLPKNTNRLIDEVKYAIKDESLLTPSWLRGF
- a CDS encoding DsbA family protein, coding for MQKTLYYIHDPMCSWCYAFKPVFEELKKNLKDNTQIVYVCGGLAQHTDEVMPKDQQEKIKAIWQQIEQEIGTKFNYDFWSKNTPQRATYLACQALILAREMGKEEEMLQAIQRGYYQKALNPSQKEVLVKLADEIGLDKKVFEKRLHTPQTQALLDEDLNLRRKLNVRVFPTLLLQYKKECYPINIDFKESSKMLAQIQNLSENTYF